CACGAAGAAGCTGGTGGATGCGTACAACGCGATCCGCACCTTCTACGATGAGCAGCGGGCCGTGGATGCGCCGCTCTACGCCGACAGTTCGCTGCGTCGTGTGGTGAACACCATGACCGAAGCGTTGCGCACCGACGTTTCGGACAATTCGACGTACAGCCGCGGGGTGCATGTCGGGCTGGTCCTCGACCGCAACGGCATGCTCACCTTCAATCAGGACGCGTTCAAGAAGGCGCTCGCCGACAAACCCGACGAGGTGGAAACGCTGTTCGGATTCTCGGGACTTGGCGCGGCCTTCGTCTCGGCCACCGATTCCGTCACGCAGTTCGGGACGGGGGCGATCAGCACCCAGCTCAACAGCCTGGCCGAGAGCAAGGACCGGTTGCGCAACCGCGAGACCGAGGAGAAGGCCCGCCTCGAATTGCGGCGTGAACAGCTCATTCTCCGCTACACCCAGATGGAAGAGGCGATGACCCGGCTCACGTCACAGAGCAACTCGCTGCTTTCCAGCATTCAGGGACTTCAGGGGAACACGCGCTAGCCGATACTCCAGAGCGGGTGACCGAACGATCACCCGCTCCGATCCACGTCTTTCCCCATCAGATCGCATGTCTTACGCGTCGCAGATGGCGAGCTACCGCGAAATGGAAATCCATGCCGCGTCCCCCGAAAAGCTCGTCTGCATCGTCTTCGAGCAGTTGGTCATCAATCTCGAACGGGCCCGTATCGCGATGGAGCGGAAGGATATCGAGTTGCGGGTGGTGTCGCTGAACCGTTCCCGTGGCATCGTCACGGAGCTGCTGACCACTCTCGATCTCGAGAAGGGCGGTCCGGTCGCCGATCAGTTGGCGGCCCTGTACGAATTCATGCTGTACGAGCTTGTCGACATCGGCCGACGGGGTGATACGGTCACGATGAAGAAGCTCGTGAACATCGCGACGCTGCTGCGCGATGGCTTCCTTGGCGCGGCGCAGCAGCTTGCCGCTCAGCGACTGAAGACGGCGTGACCTTCTCCGCATTTGCCGGAACGCTCGACGCCCGGCGTCGGCGCTCCGATTCGATCTCCGAACCGCGCCGTCGGGCGGCCGCGCAGCAGGCATTGTCGCTGTGTGCCAGCGCCGACGCACTGGCGCGCGAAGCCGACCGGGCGATGGAGGCGGATGCCCATCGTCTGATGGCTCTGCTCGAGCAGCGCGACGAACTGCTGCAGGATCTCGCGGAACAACTCGCGATCCTGCGTCACGAGCGCCCCACGGCGGACAGTGCGCTGTTTGCCGCCACGGAGCGGATCGTCGACGAAGCCGACGCCCTCGTGGCCGAGGTGTGCTCGGCGCTCACGACCTCACACCGGATCACGGTGGACCTGGCGGCCCGCGTGGCGCGCCGTGCGGAGGAAATCCGCGCTGAACTGGATGCCGTGCAGCGTGCGGCCCATGCGACCCAGGGATATGCGACGAGCGGATACGTCTCGACGTCGCAGCCGCGGCTCGTGGATCGGGTGCGGTAGGCGCGAGGAATAGATCATGCCTTCCAACATCCTTTCCGAGTCCGGTCCGGAACGGTTCGGCCAGCTGTTGCAGGAGAAGCTGGACGAACTGGACGCGGCGGCCGAGCAGGAAATGCTGTTGGCGTTCGATGAAGTGGAGCAGCTCCGTCTGCGGGCCGCCGTGCTGGCGACACGCGGGGAGTCCCGCCCATGGGCTGCCGGTGCGGCAGCCCAGTATCAGCAGGACCAGGTGGCGCCAGAACCGGCGCCCCCGACGCTGGACATCCGGTTTCCCGCCCGTCCGCCCGAGCGGCGGGAGGAGAAAGCGGTCGGCAGCGCCTCTTCCAGGCGACAGGGACGTCGCGTTCCGTAACCGGGAATACCTACCCCGGTAAAGTTACCGGGTCGGGATGCCGATAGTCCTCAAGTGAGGAGGAGGACCCTTATGAAGATCAACAGTTACATCGACTCCCTGCGGACGCCGCCGGCCAATCAGACGGCCACGCCGCGTCCGGCCCAGGAAGTCGCGCAGGCCCCGGCCACGCGGCCGGTCAAGTCCGATTCGGTGCAGATCTCGGATGCCGGACGGCGGATGAACGCGGAGCAGCGCGACGCCCTCGATCCGGACCGTGTGGCCGAATTGCGGCAGAAAGTCTTGTCCGGTGCCTACAACACCCTCGATGTGGTGGACCAGGTGGCCCGACGCATTCTCACACGCGGCGACCTGTAGTCGTCACGTCTCTCATTCCGGCCTGCTCAGGAGATTGGCGGCATGAAGTTCCTTGTGGTGGACGACTCGGCGACCATGCGTCGCATCGTCATCAACTCGCTGCAGCGTATCGGGTTCAACGATACGGTGGAAGCGGGCGACGGGCAGGAAGCGCTGGCCAAGTTCGACAGCTCCATCAAGTTCATCATCACCGACTGGAACATGCCGAACATGACCGGCACCGAGTTCACGAAGGTGCTGCGTTCGCGTGATGATGGCCGTCACGTCCCTGTGCTCATGGTGACCGCCCGTTCCGTGAAGGAAGACATCCTCACGGCGATGGAAGCAGGCGTCAACAACTACATCGTCAAGCCGTTCACCCCGCAGGTGCTGAAGGAAAAGATCGACGCCCTTCTGCCCGCAGCGGCGGCCTGAGGACCGAACAATGACCAGTGCGCGTGCGCATGAAGTGTTGTACGAATCCGAGGCCGCGCTCCGCCTCGTCGATCAGGAGCTGACAGGCCTGCACGACGCGCGTGACGTGAGCCCTGTGCCACCCACCATTTCCCTCGCCGACTTGCCGAACATTCTCGAGCAGGCGAACGCGCAGATTCTCAATGTCCTTGCCCGTCTCCGGGAGAGTCGCGCCGCCCTGCAGACGACCGCGCTGGAGCGCCTCCAGACGACGCACGAAAAGATCCGTGAAGTGACCACCGCCACCGAAGATGCGGCGATCAACATCATGGATGCCTGTGATCGGGCCACGCAGATGGTGGACGAGCTCGACACGATCGATTCGGAAGACGCGCCGGACCGGGAGAAGGCCGCGGGTATCCGGGCGACCCTGCGCGACGAACTGTTCCTGATGATGGGTGCCCTGCAGTTCCAGGACATCACGTCTCAGCAGCTGGCGCATGCCTCGTCGGTGCTGGTGGATATGGAGG
The sequence above is drawn from the Gemmatimonas aurantiaca genome and encodes:
- the fliS gene encoding flagellar export chaperone FliS, which codes for MSYASQMASYREMEIHAASPEKLVCIVFEQLVINLERARIAMERKDIELRVVSLNRSRGIVTELLTTLDLEKGGPVADQLAALYEFMLYELVDIGRRGDTVTMKKLVNIATLLRDGFLGAAQQLAAQRLKTA
- a CDS encoding flagellar biosynthesis anti-sigma factor FlgM, which gives rise to MKINSYIDSLRTPPANQTATPRPAQEVAQAPATRPVKSDSVQISDAGRRMNAEQRDALDPDRVAELRQKVLSGAYNTLDVVDQVARRILTRGDL
- a CDS encoding response regulator, which encodes MKFLVVDDSATMRRIVINSLQRIGFNDTVEAGDGQEALAKFDSSIKFIITDWNMPNMTGTEFTKVLRSRDDGRHVPVLMVTARSVKEDILTAMEAGVNNYIVKPFTPQVLKEKIDALLPAAAA